Genomic window (Vampirovibrionales bacterium):
GCCGTTTGCATCATATCCGTCAGATGCGCGCGCTCGTTTACCGTATGTGGCGCTTCCATGGCCGCCGACAGAACCACCCCGGCCAGTCCGCGCGTCATAAAGACGTTGTTATCGCTGCCGCCATGGCTGGCAATCACGGCAGGCGTTAGTCCTTGAGACTCGATAATATGGGTAAGCCGCTGTATAGCCGGAGAGTCAGGCGCATGGGCATAGCCGTCAAAAGCGCGCTCACGCGTCAGCAGAAACGAAGTCCCCGGCATCGAGGCGGTCTCTTCGCGCAAGACGCGCTCGATACAATCAAGTTCGTCTTGAATCGCCTCGGGACGATAACTGCGAATCTCCCCACTAATCAGCACACAGTCCGGCACAATATTAGTAGCCTTGCCGCCCTCAATTCGCCCGATATTGGCGGTGGTTTCGCCTTCCAGGCGGCCTTGACGCAGGCGCGTAACGACCCGCGCCGCCAGCACAATAGCATTGAGGCCTTCTTCAGGGGCGATTCCCGCATGGGCGGCGCGTCCTCGCACCGTAATTTCAAACGTGGTTAAAAACGGCGCCCGCTGAATCAGCGTCCCCGGCGGGCCCGTGTGATCGAACGTGATTGCAAACCCGGCGCGCAGGGCATCGTCATCCAGTTGGCGCGCGCCTTTCAGATGGGTTTCTTCTTCCACGGTAAATATCAGGCGAACCGCCGGACGCGGCGCTGCGCAAGCAAGAGAGCACTCCAGCGCCTCCAGAATCGGCGCCAAAGCCGCTTTATCGTCCGCCCCCAGCACGGTCGTTCCGTCGCTTTGTATCCAGCGGGCATCTCCCTCGCCGCACACCTGAGGCTGAACCCCCAGACATGGAGGCACTACATCCATATGAGCGCACACCACCAGTACAACAGGGTGCGGGCATCGACTGGGCGGAATTTCCGCAATGAGGTTGCCCGTTGCGTCCGTACGATGGCAAACGCCGAGCGCGTCGAGACGCTGAGCCAGATAGTCCCTGACAGGCCCTTCCGCACCGCTGGGACTGTCGAGGCGCGCCAGCGATAAAAACGTCCGCAGAACGGCGTCACTGTCAATCTCAGGCAATGTCATCAGAGCCCGATTATACGCAAAACCAACGCTCTGGGGGTCAAGTCCACGGAGTTTATTATTTTTTTATATTTAAAAACTTCACAAACGGTTCTCATCGCGCAATTTGTTGTTTTTATGCCTGTACAAGATTTCATTCGCCCAGTCGAAGAAATCACAGACTTCACACGACAATCACACGCTCTTCTCTCTCTCCTCGAATCGTACAGATTCTCCCTCTTGGTCACGTTGCAGTGATGAAGAGGTTTTTTATTTGGAGCGTTTTTTGAACGCAAAGATCGCGACCTGCTTTCTAAAGTCATGTTTCAGCAAAAAAAGCCAAAGATTTGCTTTACAAGGCACTCTCTGCTAGAATTTCTCCCACTCTTGCTGAGACAGTGATTCAGCAGAGCGCCCTTGAGCCTTCCCTCCACTAGCCAACCGTCTTTAGGGAATCGGTTTTTCGCAAGCCACCCTGATCTGTGACCAGAT
Coding sequences:
- a CDS encoding M20/M25/M40 family metallo-hydrolase translates to MTLPEIDSDAVLRTFLSLARLDSPSGAEGPVRDYLAQRLDALGVCHRTDATGNLIAEIPPSRCPHPVVLVVCAHMDVVPPCLGVQPQVCGEGDARWIQSDGTTVLGADDKAALAPILEALECSLACAAPRPAVRLIFTVEEETHLKGARQLDDDALRAGFAITFDHTGPPGTLIQRAPFLTTFEITVRGRAAHAGIAPEEGLNAIVLAARVVTRLRQGRLEGETTANIGRIEGGKATNIVPDCVLISGEIRSYRPEAIQDELDCIERVLREETASMPGTSFLLTRERAFDGYAHAPDSPAIQRLTHIIESQGLTPAVIASHGGSDNNVFMTRGLAGVVLSAAMEAPHTVNERAHLTDMMQTARLLLAIWEDFAREPF